Proteins encoded together in one Planctopirus ephydatiae window:
- a CDS encoding coiled-coil domain-containing protein: protein MSLIAFNLRTKSSPVEQGRYFFMNDICRLMAALLCMVCGLSSPQRAQAQPPTNRPVQNVSVESGESPSIRREVFVPLADLQAVLESQKRGVLLSRDDYEALLKKAQIKNNSPTPPVHQVITSGTAVATIEGTVLVINLKLELEQLTPGWAEWKIPGLERLAIDSARLDGEPAPLYRPAFEIQPMVKTQQKSVRLPAPPLQLLTNEIGTHHLELQLTTPLVNAGSDQVAAFVLPPVPAGEIVVTVPPKKQLVSSGMTLDRLKPLTEANEYRLPFGGQGRFQWRLTERAEAKATDALLFASTAYGLVSSPGEVSWQALTSLQVFGRSIDRLELSVPSKLEVAAIESTGLEAWTLSDDPANPERTKMSLVFSQPFEGQRTLTVRGVMPTQVGEAWSVPPLKIDGATSHIGQLIVRHPQEVRLRTLEENGVRRSEGVAATPKNPAPAANNSPSDNNSYSSIEFEVWREDFELNLMTEPKARELNTAVAMVVEITSRGIELTASTMVETRYVSLFDLEFDLPAEWKLLQASTAEGQGLTWQTIPGDAGINRIRVALDKPLLPGERRSIRFSARQLVENWPVEENAPVSLVLPSLPIAEATLTETAVVVRADEDLDVTARDLVAIDLAPLKAEDERLRLQSQVNNWKAGLNISRQPSRWITKGLTGWRLDQQSISSFVSVQVEVQGGGVRGLMLTLPESVGTDLRFSLAGAGGRIVQQQDGPVVKGRRLWILRFAERARGALTLWATIEQPRPEAEKFEVPELLVLDSQLHSGFIALEASPDQKLSIDALAADGSPLKEADLLELPPSNWVPRERLVALFETLAEGARVVVSEQRFDRSALPSAICRRLKVDTHLPLVGAAQHRAEFLLQVANVQNLSVQLPGDAGQSGQGSRLWAVMVDGRAVEARLASRGFLVPLSNRNEGANNTSARSAVGGMERSVVVYYETDHATAGRAAQASQFEGTTPVLNVVTSSSALETVEVLEQTWEVHYPEKLLLVRQNGLLEATAPLDQPGELARLKELFQQPSWDRLIPLLLVAGLIILFTAGACYLRFKAGFWGCAGAGGLLALGLVLFVCVGPWFFLGGLAERRTVASRTAAPTTSFSYTESAVGNFAGEAVEKSMKRLEEMDGTPMSNIDAPIPAFDAPAQADSNMPESRKMLRAGAKPAAPPSAAAPAAEPGLPKLSDPFGTVTDSAVALNQPQPVATGMPVPAEAGKEVINGKTPATPTPEVRPAIAGEGAETLTGRADQSWRIKSGTSRLSLALNWQAPAGTRSREFRYVGTGESLDGGEVASLKLTYLDRQEITLWGRWLFCMGALIAWFCRKLPATRKWLILGIGLPLVIGLSGVLPASAQLWLDGLFAAMIGGLMVWLGVALYSLIDLCLTCCLSRCCKTRWSGPGQLASLFVGLCLWSACVTPLLAQEEVQKNDQEAQKAIAPLPSSPPVNQTVIPVASGDLTDPAILEGSQQVFIPYEKYLELYLKANPDKRPKAAAPHAGGLAETTLAVDLIPKPQVKSAPDTTQAAQPAPADEKATPAQSQWTHDVRLKARLVYLSRTSTPQLMALPLKQLAWNRAELDGKAAPLVSKDSQQQILITGEGLHVLDLETIIDRNSSPSAGQFQILLEPLTGGKLIWNLPKEGLLVRLNGATTGFRQTPARNDQPRKVEVSLSSYNEVSISWQPEGELNVANRTVSLNSLTALSFDDTGLKVSTGLEYLIRQGSVIELDLQVPPALKIQSVTGPDVGSWELSGEDPARKLKVYLRRNVDDTTRLTIDAYFELPVSQEPTVLKAPQLIPVGVTHETGTLGVFAARQFNVRVNKTELLTQIDTSRFSGSVPVSRPAAAPQFAYRFSARPYALELRVQRQLSRITAQAQHGVLMTPTRQQQTTRIIAQVSGVPRATLTLRLPKDWQPLRVESAGLQDWYETRTEGQHLLTLEWKSPREGTLEILLAGAVPFSRNGQNRWSMALELPELTDVDRLSSQVGLWTDSAITANFSNLEGWRSIDPATLSPGLTQLKHGQAPQLAFSSESQTTRPISLSLSRLEPQLAAESLSIVSVTDGAIAHSLLLNWQIARAAADVVEVSASPEFAGKLEFSGAEIRSIATSKGKDGRPHWTISLRTPVLGSLSLAAVATTEFRDLQVHSPGLRFETTEADRTNTGSVESIPQSHYVLLLNPSRSVLTREAPEQADAVTRDDLRIALNDDLIKRAAELLRVKSSGVSLKWKAVALTQARLAAASVNLADLVTILSRDGTYRTSATYLIKNRSRQFLPLAIPAEARLLTVLIDGAPSRAVQSSKDGQIIQLVALPRTSAADLSITVQITIAGKLNGRLPARGGWTTRQLDIPAPQVISPEKDEALGIPVSRTRWAVSIPNDLQATGLADLTRNNLNSASLVQSELSLQQARLQELSYLISIADNSTNFSLQAQALGNGIALKSLLSDGSSYRSRASGKDLAAVDEYETSLNATQKQLQELQRKVEQKGEKLSLQNQSLADSGLAVNGIILGQPSEGALEAQSNALQILTDNRSQSQADHFSQGETFWFKSELTENEFVQESAPSKKDRQDAREQLDARRQYQAFNDRQLDSLNSAVRNRMEESQQRQQLDLAKSKSGESLERYLSSSEDSAARKQEFDRGSQAVEPGRAAVRRNAADSIALQQRALGENKAQSTSSQSTSSQWDEMGLLRAKDGQDKARDAAARDDFFVLSELAPSSGGTSVATGGLGGGLGDMVDFELPASRGAVSQGLSVVAELPQSGQTVRFSKAGGDARLALEFVPSGRKGSLWGWLWLCASIVLAAWMVAIVTPDKKQRWLQLTTLLLILILTIAALTLPPLFAILAGLGVAGLCTLLVVLATQASWNSSAIG from the coding sequence ATGTCACTCATCGCCTTCAATCTCCGAACGAAGTCTTCGCCTGTTGAGCAGGGTCGATACTTCTTCATGAACGATATCTGTCGGCTCATGGCTGCTCTGCTGTGCATGGTGTGCGGCTTGAGTTCACCACAGCGGGCACAGGCACAGCCCCCCACCAATCGACCAGTACAGAACGTTTCTGTCGAAAGTGGTGAATCACCCAGCATCCGACGAGAAGTATTTGTCCCTCTGGCAGATCTGCAGGCCGTGCTTGAATCTCAAAAGCGAGGTGTCCTGCTCTCACGCGATGACTACGAAGCACTGCTCAAAAAAGCACAGATCAAAAACAACTCCCCCACTCCGCCGGTTCATCAGGTGATTACCAGCGGCACGGCTGTGGCCACGATCGAAGGGACTGTCCTCGTCATCAACCTGAAGCTCGAACTCGAACAACTCACCCCAGGCTGGGCTGAATGGAAGATCCCTGGACTTGAACGTCTTGCCATCGACTCCGCTCGGCTGGATGGAGAACCTGCACCACTCTATCGGCCCGCGTTCGAAATCCAGCCCATGGTCAAAACTCAACAAAAATCGGTTCGACTGCCCGCTCCACCTCTGCAACTCCTGACCAATGAAATCGGCACTCATCATTTAGAGTTGCAGTTAACGACACCTCTGGTCAATGCAGGAAGTGATCAGGTCGCGGCCTTTGTGCTGCCACCTGTCCCTGCCGGGGAAATCGTGGTGACTGTTCCACCGAAGAAACAACTCGTTTCTTCTGGCATGACCCTGGATCGCCTGAAACCACTCACCGAAGCGAATGAGTATCGCCTCCCCTTTGGCGGGCAGGGCCGCTTTCAATGGCGTCTTACCGAACGAGCCGAAGCCAAAGCGACCGACGCTCTGCTCTTTGCCAGCACAGCCTATGGTCTTGTCAGCAGTCCCGGTGAAGTCTCCTGGCAGGCCTTGACCAGCCTGCAGGTTTTTGGCCGCTCGATTGATCGACTCGAATTGTCTGTCCCATCAAAGCTTGAAGTCGCTGCCATCGAATCGACAGGCCTCGAAGCGTGGACACTCTCCGATGACCCGGCGAATCCCGAGCGAACAAAAATGTCACTGGTCTTCTCGCAACCATTTGAAGGTCAGCGCACGTTGACAGTTCGTGGCGTCATGCCCACACAAGTGGGTGAAGCCTGGTCGGTACCACCACTCAAGATCGATGGAGCCACCAGTCATATCGGGCAACTCATCGTGCGTCATCCGCAGGAAGTCCGCTTACGAACATTAGAAGAAAACGGAGTGCGCCGCTCGGAAGGCGTTGCTGCCACTCCCAAAAACCCCGCTCCTGCCGCCAATAACTCGCCCAGCGATAACAACTCCTATTCTTCCATCGAGTTTGAAGTCTGGCGGGAAGATTTTGAGTTAAACCTCATGACTGAACCCAAAGCCCGCGAACTGAATACAGCGGTCGCAATGGTTGTCGAAATCACTTCCCGTGGCATTGAACTCACCGCCAGTACGATGGTTGAAACCCGGTATGTCTCGCTGTTTGATCTCGAATTCGATCTTCCTGCTGAATGGAAATTACTGCAGGCCAGCACTGCCGAAGGTCAGGGGTTAACCTGGCAGACGATCCCAGGAGATGCAGGAATCAATCGCATTCGTGTGGCCCTCGATAAACCATTACTTCCGGGTGAGAGAAGGTCGATCCGATTCTCAGCCAGGCAGCTTGTCGAGAACTGGCCGGTGGAAGAAAACGCTCCCGTCTCGCTGGTCTTACCTTCGTTACCAATCGCCGAAGCCACTCTCACAGAGACGGCTGTCGTAGTTCGTGCGGATGAAGATCTTGATGTCACTGCTCGCGATCTCGTGGCGATTGATCTGGCACCACTCAAAGCGGAAGACGAGCGACTCAGGCTGCAGTCGCAGGTTAATAACTGGAAGGCTGGCTTGAACATTTCGAGGCAGCCTTCCCGCTGGATCACGAAAGGTCTCACCGGCTGGAGACTCGATCAGCAGTCGATCTCGTCATTTGTTTCCGTGCAAGTCGAAGTTCAAGGTGGTGGCGTTCGCGGACTGATGCTGACATTGCCGGAAAGTGTCGGGACCGATTTGCGGTTCTCACTGGCAGGTGCCGGCGGACGGATCGTTCAGCAACAGGATGGCCCGGTTGTGAAAGGTCGCAGATTGTGGATCCTGCGGTTCGCGGAACGTGCCCGTGGAGCTTTGACGCTCTGGGCGACGATTGAGCAACCCAGACCTGAGGCCGAAAAGTTTGAAGTTCCCGAACTGCTGGTGCTCGATTCTCAACTCCACAGCGGGTTTATCGCTCTCGAAGCCAGCCCGGATCAGAAGTTATCGATTGATGCCCTGGCGGCTGATGGATCGCCTCTGAAAGAAGCCGATCTGCTAGAGCTCCCCCCATCGAACTGGGTTCCTCGCGAGCGACTGGTGGCTTTGTTCGAAACTTTGGCCGAAGGAGCCAGGGTTGTTGTGAGTGAGCAACGATTTGATCGATCGGCACTTCCCAGCGCGATCTGCCGCCGCCTGAAAGTCGATACTCACCTGCCTCTGGTCGGTGCTGCGCAGCATCGGGCCGAATTCCTGTTGCAGGTCGCCAATGTGCAGAATCTCAGTGTTCAATTGCCCGGAGATGCCGGTCAGTCTGGTCAGGGGAGCCGCTTGTGGGCAGTGATGGTTGATGGGCGGGCTGTAGAAGCCAGGCTTGCCTCACGAGGCTTTCTGGTTCCTCTGAGCAATCGAAATGAGGGTGCGAACAACACATCTGCACGTTCAGCTGTCGGCGGCATGGAACGGTCGGTGGTCGTCTATTACGAGACAGATCATGCAACGGCTGGTCGAGCGGCACAGGCCAGCCAATTTGAGGGGACAACCCCTGTGCTGAATGTGGTGACGTCATCGAGCGCTCTCGAAACCGTGGAAGTGCTCGAGCAGACGTGGGAAGTCCACTATCCCGAGAAACTGTTACTCGTCAGGCAGAATGGTTTACTGGAAGCGACCGCTCCGCTCGATCAGCCGGGAGAACTGGCCAGATTGAAGGAACTCTTCCAACAACCGAGCTGGGATCGCCTGATTCCCTTATTGCTGGTCGCTGGGCTCATCATTCTCTTCACTGCGGGAGCCTGTTATCTCCGGTTCAAGGCTGGTTTCTGGGGTTGTGCCGGTGCCGGTGGTCTTCTTGCTTTGGGATTGGTGCTGTTCGTCTGCGTAGGACCCTGGTTCTTTCTGGGTGGCCTGGCTGAACGACGAACGGTCGCTTCCCGCACGGCAGCGCCCACAACCTCATTTTCCTATACGGAGTCTGCCGTCGGAAATTTCGCTGGTGAGGCTGTCGAGAAATCGATGAAACGTCTGGAAGAGATGGATGGCACACCGATGTCCAATATCGATGCCCCCATACCTGCATTTGATGCTCCAGCACAGGCTGACTCGAATATGCCAGAATCTCGCAAGATGCTGCGGGCTGGTGCCAAGCCTGCTGCGCCTCCCAGCGCTGCGGCTCCCGCTGCTGAACCTGGTTTACCAAAACTGAGTGACCCTTTCGGCACCGTAACCGATTCTGCCGTGGCTTTGAACCAGCCGCAGCCGGTTGCTACCGGCATGCCGGTTCCTGCAGAAGCTGGCAAGGAAGTGATCAATGGTAAAACGCCAGCAACTCCCACTCCTGAGGTACGTCCTGCGATTGCTGGCGAAGGGGCTGAAACATTGACAGGTCGTGCTGATCAATCGTGGCGAATAAAATCAGGCACATCCCGGCTCTCACTGGCTTTGAACTGGCAGGCACCTGCCGGTACACGCAGCCGAGAGTTTCGCTATGTCGGAACTGGCGAAAGCCTGGATGGAGGAGAAGTCGCCTCATTGAAACTGACCTATCTTGACCGTCAGGAGATCACACTCTGGGGACGCTGGCTCTTCTGCATGGGAGCACTCATCGCGTGGTTCTGCCGTAAACTTCCTGCCACACGCAAATGGCTGATTCTCGGGATTGGTCTTCCCCTCGTGATTGGCCTAAGTGGTGTGCTTCCCGCCAGTGCACAGCTTTGGCTCGATGGTTTGTTTGCCGCCATGATCGGGGGACTGATGGTGTGGCTGGGTGTCGCGCTGTACTCACTGATCGATCTCTGTCTGACGTGCTGCCTCTCACGTTGCTGCAAAACTCGATGGTCTGGCCCAGGTCAACTGGCAAGCCTTTTTGTAGGGTTATGTCTCTGGTCGGCCTGTGTCACTCCACTTTTAGCACAGGAAGAAGTTCAAAAAAACGACCAGGAAGCTCAGAAGGCAATAGCCCCTCTTCCCTCTTCGCCTCCTGTCAATCAAACAGTCATTCCTGTGGCGAGTGGTGATCTCACCGACCCAGCGATTCTCGAAGGGAGTCAGCAGGTCTTCATCCCTTACGAAAAGTACCTCGAACTGTATTTGAAGGCCAACCCCGACAAACGACCCAAGGCCGCAGCCCCTCATGCCGGCGGGCTGGCCGAAACAACATTAGCGGTCGATCTCATACCTAAACCACAGGTCAAATCCGCACCCGATACCACACAAGCAGCACAACCAGCTCCCGCAGACGAAAAAGCCACACCCGCCCAGAGCCAGTGGACACATGATGTTCGCTTAAAAGCGAGGCTGGTCTATCTGTCGAGAACCAGCACTCCTCAATTGATGGCTTTACCACTCAAACAACTGGCGTGGAACCGGGCTGAACTGGATGGCAAAGCAGCCCCGCTGGTTTCTAAAGATTCGCAGCAGCAAATCCTGATCACTGGAGAAGGACTGCATGTCCTCGATCTGGAAACGATTATTGATCGCAACTCCTCACCCTCGGCTGGCCAGTTCCAGATCCTCCTCGAACCTTTGACCGGTGGTAAACTGATCTGGAATCTTCCCAAAGAGGGTCTGCTCGTCCGGCTCAATGGCGCTACGACAGGCTTCCGGCAGACACCCGCCCGAAACGACCAGCCGCGAAAGGTCGAAGTCTCACTCAGCTCTTACAACGAGGTGTCAATCTCCTGGCAGCCCGAAGGTGAACTCAATGTGGCCAACCGCACAGTCTCGCTGAACTCACTCACTGCTCTTTCTTTTGATGACACCGGCCTGAAGGTGAGCACAGGGCTTGAATATCTGATCCGGCAGGGAAGTGTCATTGAACTCGATCTTCAGGTTCCACCAGCACTCAAAATTCAATCGGTCACAGGCCCCGATGTCGGCAGTTGGGAACTCTCTGGCGAAGACCCCGCGCGAAAACTGAAAGTCTATCTGCGACGAAATGTCGATGACACCACCCGCCTCACGATCGATGCCTATTTCGAACTTCCCGTCTCGCAAGAACCGACTGTTTTGAAAGCGCCACAGCTGATCCCTGTCGGTGTGACACATGAAACGGGAACCTTAGGTGTCTTCGCGGCTCGCCAGTTCAACGTGCGGGTGAATAAAACCGAGTTACTGACACAAATTGATACTTCTCGCTTCAGTGGCTCAGTCCCTGTCAGTCGCCCGGCTGCCGCTCCACAGTTCGCCTATCGATTCTCGGCCAGGCCTTATGCACTGGAACTGCGGGTTCAAAGGCAGTTGTCCCGCATCACCGCCCAGGCTCAGCATGGCGTGCTCATGACTCCCACACGCCAGCAGCAAACCACGCGGATTATCGCTCAGGTCTCGGGTGTGCCTCGCGCGACATTGACCTTGCGTCTTCCTAAAGATTGGCAGCCACTCAGAGTCGAAAGTGCAGGCTTACAGGACTGGTACGAAACCCGCACAGAAGGCCAGCACCTGTTGACTCTCGAATGGAAATCGCCACGTGAAGGGACTCTGGAGATTCTTCTGGCTGGGGCAGTCCCCTTCAGCCGCAATGGTCAGAACCGCTGGTCTATGGCCTTGGAGCTTCCCGAGTTAACCGATGTGGATCGATTGAGTTCACAAGTCGGTCTCTGGACAGATTCCGCCATTACCGCGAACTTTTCCAACCTGGAAGGCTGGAGATCCATCGATCCCGCCACCCTCTCTCCCGGGTTGACTCAACTTAAACACGGTCAGGCTCCTCAACTCGCGTTTTCTTCAGAAAGTCAGACCACCCGTCCCATTTCGCTCTCGCTGTCGAGACTTGAGCCGCAACTGGCGGCTGAATCGCTATCGATCGTCAGTGTGACTGATGGTGCGATTGCTCATTCACTCCTTTTGAACTGGCAGATTGCTCGTGCTGCTGCCGATGTGGTTGAGGTTTCTGCGAGCCCTGAATTTGCTGGCAAACTCGAATTTTCTGGTGCTGAAATCCGGTCGATTGCTACTTCCAAAGGGAAAGATGGTCGCCCTCACTGGACGATTTCTTTGCGAACACCCGTTCTGGGCAGCCTTTCGCTGGCTGCAGTCGCGACGACGGAGTTTCGCGACCTCCAGGTGCATTCGCCCGGCTTACGCTTTGAAACGACTGAGGCAGACCGCACCAACACAGGCTCTGTCGAGTCGATTCCGCAATCTCATTATGTCCTCTTGCTCAATCCTTCGCGCAGCGTGCTGACTCGTGAAGCTCCCGAACAGGCCGATGCCGTCACTCGCGATGATCTGCGTATTGCACTGAATGATGATCTCATTAAACGGGCTGCTGAACTTCTGCGAGTGAAAAGCTCCGGTGTCTCTTTGAAGTGGAAAGCCGTGGCGTTAACGCAGGCTCGACTGGCAGCGGCCAGTGTGAATCTGGCCGACCTGGTAACGATTCTCTCCCGCGATGGGACTTATCGAACCAGTGCCACCTACCTGATTAAAAATCGCTCGCGCCAGTTCCTGCCGCTGGCCATTCCTGCGGAAGCCAGACTCCTCACGGTCTTGATCGATGGTGCCCCTTCCCGAGCGGTGCAATCGTCGAAAGACGGCCAAATTATTCAACTGGTGGCTTTACCCCGTACAAGTGCTGCCGACCTTTCGATTACCGTGCAGATCACTATTGCCGGGAAGCTGAATGGCCGATTGCCGGCCCGAGGTGGTTGGACAACCCGCCAACTCGATATTCCGGCACCACAAGTCATCAGCCCCGAAAAAGATGAAGCTCTCGGGATTCCGGTTTCCCGCACACGCTGGGCGGTTTCCATTCCCAACGATCTGCAGGCAACTGGCTTGGCCGACCTCACGCGTAACAATCTGAATAGCGCCTCATTGGTGCAATCTGAGTTATCACTGCAACAGGCTCGCTTGCAGGAGCTGTCTTATCTGATTTCGATTGCCGACAATTCGACCAATTTCTCACTTCAGGCACAGGCTCTGGGAAATGGCATCGCACTGAAGTCATTACTTTCTGATGGTTCCAGCTACCGTAGTCGTGCTTCAGGCAAAGATTTAGCCGCTGTGGATGAGTACGAAACCAGTTTGAATGCCACGCAAAAGCAACTTCAGGAATTACAACGCAAGGTCGAACAAAAAGGTGAAAAGCTGAGCCTGCAAAACCAGTCACTGGCTGACTCTGGGCTGGCAGTCAACGGCATCATCCTGGGGCAACCTTCCGAAGGTGCTCTCGAAGCACAGTCGAATGCTTTACAGATCCTGACCGATAACCGCAGCCAGTCTCAGGCGGATCATTTTTCTCAAGGTGAAACCTTCTGGTTTAAGTCCGAACTCACGGAAAACGAATTTGTTCAAGAGTCCGCACCATCCAAGAAAGATCGTCAGGACGCACGGGAACAACTCGATGCCCGTCGTCAGTACCAGGCCTTCAACGATCGGCAGCTCGATTCCTTGAACAGTGCCGTGCGGAACCGGATGGAAGAGTCACAGCAGCGCCAGCAGTTGGATCTGGCAAAATCCAAATCGGGCGAATCGCTGGAACGCTATTTGTCATCGTCAGAAGATTCCGCAGCTCGAAAACAGGAGTTTGATCGAGGAAGTCAAGCTGTGGAACCTGGTCGAGCAGCAGTGAGACGTAATGCGGCTGATTCCATTGCACTCCAGCAGCGTGCTCTGGGAGAAAACAAAGCTCAGTCAACCTCGTCTCAGTCAACATCATCTCAGTGGGATGAAATGGGTCTGCTGAGAGCAAAGGATGGCCAGGATAAAGCCCGTGACGCAGCTGCACGCGACGATTTCTTCGTCCTCTCTGAATTGGCTCCCAGTTCTGGCGGGACGAGTGTTGCCACGGGCGGCTTAGGTGGTGGTCTGGGTGATATGGTCGATTTCGAATTGCCCGCCAGTCGAGGTGCTGTCTCTCAAGGACTTTCCGTTGTGGCAGAACTTCCTCAAAGTGGCCAGACCGTGCGATTCTCGAAAGCCGGTGGCGACGCCCGCCTGGCACTTGAATTTGTCCCCTCCGGCAGAAAGGGATCTCTCTGGGGATGGTTATGGCTCTGCGCTTCCATCGTTCTGGCAGCCTGGATGGTGGCAATTGTGACCCCAGACAAGAAACAGCGCTGGCTTCAGCTCACCACACTCCTTTTGATTCTCATCCTCACAATTGCAGCACTGACTCTCCCACCTCTATTTGCCATTCTGGCTGGCCTCGGTGTGGCAGGTCTGTGTACTTTGCTGGTTGTCCTGGCGACTCAGGCCAGTTGGAACAGCTCAGCAATTGGGTAA